Proteins from one Coffea arabica cultivar ET-39 chromosome 8c, Coffea Arabica ET-39 HiFi, whole genome shotgun sequence genomic window:
- the LOC113706711 gene encoding viridiflorene synthase-like, with protein sequence MASTQASFHSNSLQETVRPLAAFPENIWADRIAPFTPDKEEHEMYEREIEMLKAEVNSMLLATGKTMMERFDFIDKIERLGVSHHFDIEIENQLQEFFNVYTNFGEYSAYDLSSAALQFRLFRQHGFNVSCGIFDQFIDAEGKFKESLCNDTRGLLSLYEASHVRTHGDEILEEALAFTTTHLTSGGPHLDYTLAKQVKYALEQPLHKGIPRYEAWHYISIYGEDESNNKLLLRLAKLGYHLLQMSYKQELCEIISWGKGLESVSKFPYARDRFVECYFWAVGTLYEPQHSLARMTFAKVAALITMIDDIYDAYGTLDELQILTDSAERWDSSGADQLSDYIRASYTTLLKFNKEVGEKLAKKQRTYAFDKYIEEWKQYMTTNLTQSRWFLKKELPSFADYISNGAITIGVYLTASAAFLDMDNASEDVINWMSTMPKHMFACSTHARLINDFGGHKFDKERGSGTALECYMKDYNVSEEVAAKKIREMCEDIWKVMNEECLRPTPIPRDILKMLLNIARVGETINKHRIDGFTQPHAIEEFVRAMLVDFMSV encoded by the exons ATGGCGTCAACTCAAGCTTCTTTCCACTCAAACAGCCTGCAAGAGACTGTCCGCCCATTAGCAGCCTTTCCTGAAAACATTTGGGCTGATCGTATCGCTCCATTTACTCCCGATAAGGAG GAACATGAAATGTATGAAAGAGAGATTGAAATGTTGAAGGCAGAAGTGAATAGCATGCTTTTGGCAACCGGAAAGACCATGATGGAGAGATTCGACTTTATAGACAAAATAGAACGACTTGGTGTCTCGCATCACTTTGATATCGAGATTGAGAACCAACTACAAGAATTCTTTAATGTGTATACCAACTTTGGGGAGTATTCAGCTTATGATTTATCTAGCGCAGCGCTTCAATTCCGACTTTTTAGACAGCATGGTTTCAATGTCTCTTGTG GCATCTTTGACCAATTCATTGATGCTGAGGGTAAGTTCAAGGAATCCTTATGCAATGACACAAGGGGTTTGTTGAGTCTATATGAAGCTAGTCATGTTAGAACACATGGAGACGAAATTTTAGAAGAAGCTCTTGCTTTCACAACCACTCATCTGACATCTGGAGGACCCCATTTGGATTATACTCTTGCAAAACAAGTGAAATATGCCCTTGAGCAGCCGTTGCATAAGGGCATCCCTAGATATGAGGCTTGGCATTACATCTCCATCTATGGGGAAGATGAATCTAACAACAAATTATTGCTGAGGCTTGCCAAGTTGGGTTACCACTTGTTGCAGATGTCATATAAACAAGAGCTTTGTGAGATAATAAG TTGGGGAAAGGGATTGGAGAGTGTATCAAAATTTCCATATGCAAGGGACAGATTTGTGGAATGCTACTTCTGGGCTGTTGGAACCTTGTATGAGCCTCAGCACTCTCTTGCTCGAATGACTTTTGCGAAAGTAgcagcccttattacaatgattGATGACATCTATGATGCTTATGGCACTCTTGATGAACTTCAAATTCTCACAGACTCTGCAGAAAG GTGGGATAGCAGTGGAGCAGATCAACTCTCAGACTACATCAGAGCTTCCTACACCACACTTCTGAAATTTAATAAGGAGGTTGGGGAAAAATTAGCTAAAAAGCAAAGAACCTACGCATTCGATAAGTATATAGAAGAA TGGAAACAATACATGACGACCAACTTGACTCAGTCAAGGTGGTTTCTCAAGAAAGAATTGCCATCTTTTGCTGATTACATTAGCAATGGTGCGATCACAATCGGAGTCTATCTTACAGCATCGGCAGCTTTCTTGGACATGGATAATGCTTCAGAGGATGTTATCAACTGGATGTCAACTATGCCAAAACATATGTTTGCTTGCTCGACACATGCCCGATTGATTAATGATTTTGGCGGTCACAAG TTCGACAAAGAAAGGGGCAGTGGCACAGCGCTTGAATGCTACATGAAGGACTATAATGTATCAGAGGAAGTGGCAGCCAAGAAGATTCGAGAGATGTGCGAGGATATTTGGAAGGTTATGAACGAGGAATGCTTGAGGCCTACACCCATTCCTAGGGACATTCTCAAAATGCTTCTCAATATCGCACGAGTAGGTGAAACTATTAACAAGCACCGTATAGATGGATTCACTCAGCCGCATGCCATTGAAGAATTTGTAAGGGCAATGCTTGTGGATTTCATGTCTGTTTGA
- the LOC140013503 gene encoding uncharacterized protein has translation MSSAELFDAGFSGSSFPWCNNRFGRARIWKRLDCLLINNSCYDASFGVSVTHLARDPSNHSPLLLSFTTRLDDKPRPFRFLNAWATHPGFLEVVRKSWQQECVAKKQVEDGISVSAQESLRRAQAKFRQSLIVEESFWKHKKRSQSVIHRVQDEGGNWLSFEADIGQEAVKFFSSLFSVEATSSWNLSSVIPKLIQLADNAKLEEIPTMEDVRRVVSDMDGDSVAGPDGYTGKFFTFAWDIVAQDLYNAVVSFFCGAELPKKVTATLLLLIPKVITVAP, from the exons ATGTCTTCTGCTGAATTATTTGATGCTGGCTTTTCTGGATCTTCCTTCCCCTGGTGTAATAATCGATTTGGAAGGGCGCGAATTTGGAAACGTTTGGATTGCCTGTTGATTAATAATTCCTGTTATGATGCGAGTTTTGGGGTTTCTGTTACTCATCTTGCTAGGGATCCTTCTAATCATTCACCTCTTTTGCTTTCGTTTACTACCCGTTTGGATGATAAACCTCGCCCTTTTCGGTTCCTTAATGCTTGGGCTACTCATCCTGGCTTTTTGGAAGTTGTTAGAAAGTCTTGGCAGCAAGAGTGTGTTG CTAAGAAACAAGTGGAGGACGGTATCTCAGTTAGTGCTCAGGAATCTTTACGAAGAGCCCAGGCGAAGTTTCGTCAGAGTTTGATAGTGGAAGAAAGCTTCTGGAAGCACAAA AAGAGATCACAATCAGTTATTCACCGAGTCCAAGACGAGGGAGGAAACTGGCTTTCTTTTGAAGCTGACATAGGGCAGGAAGCCGTcaaatttttctcttctttattttcagtTGAGGCTACATCTTCTTGGAATTTATCTTCTGTTATCCCGAAATTAATTCAGCTAGCTGATAATGCTAAGTTAGAAGAAATTCCTACAATGGAAGATGTGAGGCGGGTGGTTTCTGATATGGATGGTGATAGTGTGGCTGGTCCTGATGGTTATACTGGAAAGTTTTTCACTTTTGCTTGGGATATAGTTGCACAAGATTTGTATAACGCTGTTGTTAGTTTTTTTTGTGGTGCTGAGTTGCCAAAAAAAGTGACAGCAACGTTATTGCTGTTAATTCCCAAG GTTATCACAGTTGCTCCCTAA